One stretch of Desulfovibrio sp. UCD-KL4C DNA includes these proteins:
- a CDS encoding TRAP transporter small permease, whose translation MESVTCFCKKASDTLENLCLIGAGALLIINLLDVMLGVFGRFYRPPMWTTDLARITLVWMVMLGAAPALKRGEHMVIRIIVDRLPETPRMIVTIIRRIVFAAILIFMLIYGYNYAQKLHMFTIMTLGIKKSVSLMSIPTGMGLMLIQYILQQFIPISNDETCKEDRS comes from the coding sequence ATGGAATCTGTCACTTGTTTTTGCAAAAAAGCCTCTGACACACTAGAGAACCTCTGCCTGATCGGGGCAGGGGCTCTCCTCATCATCAACTTACTTGATGTCATGCTTGGAGTTTTTGGGCGTTTTTACCGCCCGCCAATGTGGACCACTGATTTAGCTAGAATAACTTTAGTCTGGATGGTTATGCTTGGAGCTGCTCCGGCACTGAAACGCGGAGAACATATGGTCATCCGCATCATTGTAGACAGACTGCCCGAAACACCTAGAATGATAGTAACTATTATTAGGCGTATCGTTTTCGCGGCAATTCTCATCTTCATGCTAATATATGGCTACAATTATGCCCAAAAATTACATATGTTCACCATCATGACTCTTGGAATAAAAAAGAGTGTCTCACTTATGTCTATACCGACCGGCATGGGGCTTATGCTGATTCAATACATATTGCAGCAATTTATACCGATCTCAAATGACGAGACATGTAAGGAGGACCGCTCATGA